In Vitis vinifera cultivar Pinot Noir 40024 chromosome 17, ASM3070453v1, one genomic interval encodes:
- the LOC100245848 gene encoding uncharacterized protein LOC100245848 produces MASLPLKSPNCSIFCERGSISIMGVSALPLLQQRVRAVGGLMRGSIISQSAYTKETSTFPRKGSNSMIPKKLVFTPRSSGSSNSDGSKDDSTNQDKVPFGYNRKDVLLIGVGVTVLGIGLKSGLEFVGVDPLQAGNVVQLVLVLGLTIGWISTYIFRVSNKEMTYAQQLRDYENKVMQKRLEGLTEAELEVLLEQVEEEKRRLVSGEQVN; encoded by the exons ATGGCTTCTCTTCCGCTCAAAAGTCCAAATTGCAGCATTTTTTGTGAAAGGGGAAGTATTTCTATTATGGGAGTTTCAGCTCTTCCATTATTGCAACAGCGGGTCAGAGCTGTAGGAGGATTGATGAGAG GAAGCATTATTTCTCAAAGTGCATATACAAAGGAAACTTCCACTTTTCCAAGAAAAGGATCCAACAGCATGATACCAAAGAAATTGGTGTTTACTCCCAGAAGCAGCGGTTCATCAAACTCTGATGGCAGTAAAGATGACTCCACCAACCAGGACAAG GTACCTTTTGGATACAATAGGAAAGATGTTCTACTGATAGGAGTTGGAGTCACTGTTCTTGGCATTGGATTGAAAAGTGGACTGGAG TTTGTGGGTGTTGATCCTCTACAAGCTGGAAATGTTGTTCAGTTAGTGCTGGTTTTGGGCCTCACAATTGGATGGATTTCTACGTACATCTTTAGAGTCTCAAACAAGGAAATGACATATGCACAGCAATTACGTGACTATGAAAATAAAGTCATGCAG aAGCGGTTGGAGGGCTTAACAGAAGCAGAGCTAGAAGTATTGCTTGAGCAAGTTGAAGAAGAGAAGAGACGCTTAGTGAGTGGTGAACAGGTTAACTGA